In Quercus robur chromosome 10, dhQueRobu3.1, whole genome shotgun sequence, a genomic segment contains:
- the LOC126701587 gene encoding uncharacterized protein LOC126701587 codes for MAQHCPYSIYRNRRGIYLRVTAEIGPRQMTESLTVHPPIKSYVVIKASPRALCSSDCNTSLLAKIFLLVRAVVLTKMPSCFECSSSYKDNSLQYSGPEVNKLARISGR; via the exons ATGGCCCAACATTGCCCATATTCCATTTATAGAAATCGACGGGGAATATATCTAAGGGTCACTGCAGAGATTGGTCCAAGACAGATGACAG AATCACTAACAGTTCATCCACCTATCAAATCTTATGTTGTTATCAAGGCCTCACCGAGAGCCCTTTGCTCCAGTGACTGCAACACTTCACTGCTAGCTAAG ATTTTTCTTCTTGTCAGAGCTGTTGTCTTAACTAAGATGCCATCCTGTTTTGAGTGCTCCAGTTCATACAAGGATAATAGCCTACAGTACTCAG GTCCTGAAGTTAACAAACTTGCTAGAATCTCGG GACGTTAA